The following are from one region of the Nicotiana tabacum cultivar K326 chromosome 3, ASM71507v2, whole genome shotgun sequence genome:
- the LOC142177507 gene encoding uncharacterized protein LOC142177507, with protein MPNTRRRQVAMKFIQRLDEEAGEGTSQVPPANVDQHEPQNEADSQASGAVPPPPPEGRRGANIPPVPLPVVPDQDLDMRSVVQLLTRIVASQAQHQTFGIADRSVSARVRDLINLDPPVFTGVDPNADPQDFLDLMQRTLQIIHATDVESVEFTSYRLCDVAVTWYETWKQTRGPNVPPVTWKEFSEAFLQQYLPIELRRARRDRFLHLEQGNMSVREYSMQFNSLARYAPTIVADMSDRVHQFVSGLGAHLINECTTASLNQGMDIARIQAYAQGLEDRKRQQRANREHDRGQQKRARFAGNIGEFRGGFRPQFPRRQSYPAASAPPQFQGQRQDRTTYSGPGQSSRTPGPQFRGEFSQMRPQFPRCDRCGRNHFGPCRQGSDACYTCGQPGHIMRHCPMTGGGGMAQPTASAGASSSSVRPPRQSMQTSAGRGRGRFGASGSGGQQNRIYALSSRQDLESSPDVVTGILSVFSIDMYALIDPGSTLSYISPFVASKWDREPELLQQSFEVSTPMDCWTKIVRFNFPSEPIIEWKGDAAAPKGKFISYLKARRMILKGYIYHLVRVHDMEVKSPTLQSVPVVNEFPDVFPDELPGLPPEREIDFAIDMLPDTQPISIPLYRMAPAELKELKAQLKDLLNKGFIRPITSPWGAPVFLKHVEAGKLEMTKEIYQLANLSVRLHDTCDQGVVVQNIAGSSLVAEVEMRQFEDPELVKIKESIPFQKKQLFEQSDDGILKYKGRWCVPNVGELRKQIMTEMHQSRYSFHPGSTKMYHYLRQLYWWNGMKKDIATFVAQCPNCQQVKAEHQKPGGLLQNIEIPAWKWESINMDFITGLPNSRRKFNSIWVIVDRLTKSAHFLPVRTTYSAEDYASLYIKEIVRLHGVPFSIISDRGAQFTANFWRSPIGWFDVGETKLLGPELVQQAVEKIVQRIGRVAYKLDLPPELEAIHPVYHIFMLRKFLGDPSCISPIEDIEVSENLSYEEIPIAILDRQIRKLRTKEVASVKVLWRSNNVEEMTWEAEEDMKSRYPHLFESSGDMPETNMAGVAHISTSDS; from the exons ATGCCTAACACTAGGAGACGACAAGTGGCTATGAAATTTATTCAGAGGTTGGACGAGGAGGCGGGAGAGGGCACAAGTCAGGTGCCACCTGCTAATGTAGATCAACATGAGCCACAGAATGAGGCTGATTCTCAGGCTTCCGGGGCAGTACCCCCACCACCCCCGGAAGGGCGCAGAGGAGCTAACATACCTCCAGTCCCTCTCCCAGTTGTTCCTGATCAGGACCTAGACATGCGGAGTGTTGTACAATTGCTGACTCGAATAGTGGCCTCTCAGGCCCAACACCAGACCTTCGGTATTGCTGATAGGTCCGTAAGTGCGAGAGTTCGAGACTTAATCAACTTGGATCCTCCAGTATTTACAGGGGTTGATCCTAATGCTGACCCACAGGATTTTCTGGATCTTATGCAACGGACCTTACAAATTATACATGCCACGGATGTTGAGTCAGTGGAGTTTACTTCTTATAGACTATGTGATGTTGCTGTGACATGGTATGAGACTTGGAAGCAAACTCGGGGGCCTAATGTGCCACCAGTGACATGGAAGGAGTTCTCTGAGGCATTTTTACAGCAATATTTGCCAATCGAGCTTCGAAGAGCCCGACGAGATAGGTTCTTACACTTAGAACAGGGTAATATGAGCGTTCGGGAATATAGCATGCAGTTCAactctttggctaggtatgctcctacGATTGTTGCTGATATGAGTGATCGGGTACACCAGTTTGTTAGTGGTTTGGGGGCACacttgataaatgagtgcactacAGCTTCTCTAAACCAAGGAATGGATATTGCCCGTATTCAAGCATATGCACAGGGTCTAGAGGATCGCAAGAGGCAACAACGAGCCAATCGAGAGCATGATAGAGGGCAGCAGAAGAGGGCGCGGTTCGCAGGTAACATAGGGGAGTTTCGAGGTGGATTTAGGCCACAGTTTCCCCGGCGTCAGTCTTATCCGGCAGCCAGTGCACCGCCACAGTTTCAGGGACAGCGCCAGGATCGGACCActtattctggtccaggtcagagttcacgGACCCCAGGTCCACAGTTTAGAGGCGAGTTCAGTCAGATGAGGCCTCAGTTTCCTAGATGTGATCGATGTGGCCGAAATCATTTTGGACCATGTCGCCagggttctgatgcatgttatacATGTGGACAGCCAGGTCATATTATGAGACATTGTCCGATGACAGGTGGAGggggtatggctcagccgacggCATCTGCaggggcttcttcttcttcggtaCGTCCTCCTAGACAGAGTATGCAGACATCAGCTGGCAGGGGTAGGGGAAGATTTGGAGCTTCTGGTTCAGGAGGTCAGCAAAATCGCATATATGCTTTATCGAGTCGTCAGGATTTAGAGTCATCTCCGGACGTGGTTACAGGTATACTATCCGTCTTTTCTATCGATATGTATGCCTTGATAGATCCTGGTTCTACATTGTCGTATATCTCCCCCTTCGTTGCTAGTAAATGGGATAGAGAGCCTGAATTGTTGCAACAGTCCTTTGAGGTATCTACGCCAATGG ATTGCTGGACAAAGATTGTTCGTTTTAATTTTCCAAGTGAGCCTATTATTGAATGGAAAGGTGATGCTGCAGCGCCTAAGggaaagtttatttcttaccttaaagcTCGAAGGATGATTTTGAAAGGGTACATCTATCATTTGGTACGAGTGCATGATATGGAGGTGAAATCTCCAACCCTTCAATCGGTTCCCGTCGTGAATGaatttcctgatgtatttcctgatgaACTTCCTGGTCTTCCTCCAGAAAGAGAAATCGACTTTGCTATTGATATGCTTCCAGATACTcagccaatatctattcctctaTACAGAATGGCTCctgctgagttaaaagaattgaaagcccAGTTGAAGGATCTTTTGAATAAGGGCTTTATCAGGCCCATCACAtctccctggggtgcaccagtgtt CTTGAAGCATGTAGAAGCTGGGAAATTAGAAATGACTAAAGAGATATATCAATTGGCTAACCTGAGTGTACGGCTACATGATACATGTGACCAGGGTGTAGTAGTCCAAAATATTGCGGGGTCATCACTGGTAGCTGAGGTAGAAATGCGTCAATTTGAGGATCCggagttagtcaaaattaaaGAGAGTATCCCTTTTCAGAAGAAGCAGTTGTTCGAGCAATCTGATGATGGAATTCTAAAATATAAAGGCCGATGGTGTGTACCTAATGTTGGGGAGCTTCGTAAGCAAATTATGACAGAGATGCACCAGTCTCGGTACTCATTTCATCCTGGTTCAACCAAAATGTATCATTATCTTCGTCAGCTATACTGGTGGAACggcatgaagaaagatatagccaCATTTGTGGCTCAGTGTCCCAACTGCCAGCAGGTTAAAGCTGAACACCAGAAACCTGGAGGgctacttcaaaatattgagatTCCAGCTTGGAAATGGGAatcgattaatatggatttcattacAGGATTGCCCAATTCTCGCCGTAAGTTCAAttctatttgggtcattgtggataggctgacgaaatcagctcactttctCCCAGTTAGGACCACCTATTCAGCTGAAGACTATGCGAgcctgtatatcaaggaaatagttcgGCTACATGGAGTTCCattttctattatatctgacagaGGTGCCcaatttacagctaatttctggag ATCTCCTATTGGCTGGTTTGATGTTGGTGAGACAAAGTTGCTAGGACCTGAATTGGTACAGCAAGCtgtagaaaag ATTGTTCAGAGAATTGGGCGAGTAGCCTACAAACTTGACCTGCCACCAGAATTAGAAGCAATCCATCCGGTATATCACATTTTCATGCTTCGGAAATTCTTAGGTGATCCTTCTTGCATCAGCCCTATCGAGGATATTGAAGTTTCCGAGAacttgtcatatgaagaaataccTATTGCCATTCTTGACCGTCAAATCCGTAAGCTACGGACTAAAGAGGTAGCCTCagtaaaagtactttggaggagcAATAATGTAGAGGAAATGacatgggaggccgaggaggacatgaagTCCAGATACCCTCATTTATTTGAGTCTTCAGGTGATATGCCTGAGACAAACATGGCAGGTGTTGCACATATATCAACCAGTGACAGTTAA
- the LOC107799489 gene encoding protein RKD5-like — MASSQNRTLTALVIFQNFLYPVMFRSVHVYRTEGGKEEMEEREYLFHETSNFEETGFAPVITLHKFDVSAQFVGIENGVWKCMFVYDSGRHQSTSTNASPDWLSFAENPKMDFIPTLANDLRAISELALNVEFRDSSGRSSTEESGSNNSKSNQPDVKRCVPFLDLNSLPYSDSDIEENDQNVSASISLSAYYLVVFYWSALFSVSKRKDYEFVENKKRRAGTKDIARLALEDLAKYFDLPIVEASKSLKVGLTVLKKKCREFGIPRWPHRKIKSLDSLIHDLQEEMQRQQEEDELAAIAVEKRKRMIEYERESIEKKPFMDIQKETKKFRQDIFKRRYKARVLENQCRTLPLF; from the exons ATGGCTTCTTCGCAGAACCGTACCCTCACAGCTCTTGTCATTTTCCAAAACTTCTTGTATCCTG TGATGTTTAGGTCGGTGCATGTATACCGAACAGAAGGAGGAAAAGAAGAAATGGAAGAGAGGGAGTATTTGTTTCATGAAACCAGTAACTTTGAGGAAACTGGGTTTGCTCCAGTTATCACATTGCACAAATTTGATGTCTCTGCTCAGTTTGTGGGGATTGAAAATGGTGTATGGAAATGCATGTTTGTGTATGACTCGGGACGCCATCAATCCACCAGTACTAATGCTAGTCCTGACTGGCTTTCGTTTGCTGA AAACCCTAAGATGGATTTTATACCAACATTAGCCAATGATCTGCGTGCTATATCTGAGTTAGCACTAAATGTCGAATTCAGGGATTCATCGGGAAGGTCAAGCACTGAGGAAAGTGGAAGTAACAATAGTAAAAGCAATCAGCCAGACGTGAAACGCTGCGTGCCCTTTCTGGATCTTAACTCTCTCCCTTATTCAGACTCGGACATTGaagaaaatgaccaaaatgtgtcAG CTTCCATCAGTTTATCTGCTtattatttagtagtcttttacTGGTCTGCTCTTTTCTCTGTTTCAAAGAGGAAG GATTATGAATTTGTAGAGAACAAGAAACGGAGGGCGGGAACCAAAGACATAGCAAGACTCGCTTTGGAAGATCTTGCCAAGTACTTTGACCTTCCAATTGTGGAGGCTTCAAAAAGTTTGAAGGTTGGACTTACAGTACTCAAAAAGAAATGCAGAGAGTTCGGCATCCCTCGATGGCCACATAGGAAGATCAAGTCTCTAGACAGTCTCATACATGATCTCCAG GAAGAGATGCAACGACAACAGGAGGAAGACGAGTTAGCAGCTATCGCagtggaaaagagaaaaagaatgaTAGAATATGAAAGAGAAAGCATAGAAAAGAAGCCTTTCATGGACATACAGAAGGAAACTAAAAAGTTTAGACAAGATATCTTCAAGAGAAGATATAAAGCGAGAGTTCTTGAGAACCAATGTCGAACGTTACCACTGTTCTAG
- the LOC107814919 gene encoding dehydrodolichyl diphosphate synthase CPT3-like, with protein sequence MIWEHKMLKTSDSLARRLVGSSIIYMRRFLFRILSVGPIPNHIAFILDGNRRYAKKWNIAEATGYRAGFLAVMCMLKYCYELGVKYTTIYAFGIDNFKRRPEEVQYLMDLMLEKIEGLIKQESIVNEYGVRVHFVGDLKLLNERVRVAAEKAMQATVNNTNSTLLICVAYTSTDEILHAVQSSCLEKWKEIQELDANQAQNGEITEEKQELKHIIKLVDIERHTYMGLAPDPDVLIRTSGETRHSNFLLWQTTSCLLYSPKVLFPEIGLRHLVWAVLNFQRLYPHSFGEGKEITAILPLLVFYMRFVLLFLRPVIATANHYIQI encoded by the coding sequence ATGATCTGGGAACACAAAATGTTGAAGACAAGTGATAGTTTAGCGAGGAGGTTGGTTGGGAGCTCAATCATTTACATGCGTAGATTTCTGTTCCGAATTTTATCTGTAGGTCCAATACCAAACCACATCGCCTTTATTCTGGATGGGAATCGGAGGTATGCTAAGAAATGGAATATAGCCGAGGCTACTGGATATAGAGCTGGTTTTTTGGCTGTCATGTGCATGCTCAAGTATTGCTACGAATTGGGTGTCAAATACACGACTATATATGCATTCGGTATCGATAATTTCAAAAGAAGACCGGAGGAAGTTCAGTATTTAATGGACTTAATGCTGGAGAAAATTGAAGGACTAATCAAGCAAGAAAGCATTGTCAATGAATACGGAGTGAGGGTCCATTTCGTAGGGGACCTGAAGCTTCTTAACGAGCGAGTTAGAGTTGCAGCTGAGAAGGCAATGCAAGCTACTGTCAACAACACCAATAGCACTCTTTTAATCTGTGTGGCCTACACTTCTACTGATGAGATTTTGCACGCCGTTCAATCATCTTGCCTAGAGAAATGGAAGGAAATACAAGAACTTGACGCGAACCAAGctcaaaatggtgaaataactgaAGAAAAACAGGAGCTAAAACATATCATAAAGCTGGTAGATATAGAGAGGCATACATACATGGGATTGGCACCTGATCCTGATGTTTTGATTCGAACTTCGGGTGAAACTCGTCATAGCAATTTCCTTCTTTGGCAGACTACAAGCTGTTTACTGTATTCTCCAAAGGTATTGTTTCCTGAGATTGGTTTACGACACTTGGTATGGGCAGTCTTGAATTTCCAGCGACTGTATCCTCATTCATTCggagaaggaaaagaaatcaCTGCTATTTTACCTTTATTAGTCTTTTACATGCGCTTTGTCCTGCTTTTCCTCAGACCAGTAATTGCTACTGCTAATCATTATATCCAAATCTaa
- the LOC107814918 gene encoding dehydrodolichyl diphosphate synthase CPT3-like codes for MLKSMDGLAEKLFWSSLLYMLKPLFRILSVGPIPNHVAFILDGNRRYAKKRNMAVSNGYRAGFMAIMSMLKYCYVLGVKYMTIYAFSIDNFKRRPEEVQYLMDLMLEKIEGLLHKESVVNQYGVRVHFVGNLKLLSEPVRVAAEKAMQATANNTNSTLLICVAYSSTDEIVHAVQSSCQEKWNEIQELNANQPQNVEVTKEIQELNQIIQLVDIERHMYMRLAHNPDMLIRTSGETRLSNFLLWQTTNCLLYSPKVLFPEIGLRHLIWAVLHFQRLYPHLEKRKQL; via the coding sequence ATGTTGAAGAGTATGGATGGTTTAGCAGAGAAGTTGTTTTGGAGTTCACTCCTCTACATGCTTAAGCCATTGTTCCGCATTTTATCTGTAGGACCAATTCCAAACCACGTCGCCTTTATTTTGGATGGGAATCGGAGGTATGCCAAGAAACGGAATATGGCAGTGAGCAATGGATACAGAGCTGGATTTATGGCTATCATGTCAATGCTCAAATATTGCTATGTATTAGGTGTCAAATACATGACAATATATGCATTCAGCATCGATAATTTCAAAAGAAGGCCAGAGGAAGTTCAGTACTTGATGGACTTAATGCTGGAGAAAATCGAAGGACTACTCCATAAAGAAAGCGTTGTCAATCAATACGGAGTGAGGGTACATTTCGTAGGAAACCTGAAGCTTCTTTCCGAGCCAGTTAGAGTTGCAGCTGAGAAGGCAATGCAAGCCACTGCCAATAACACCAATAGCACTCTCCTAATTTGTGTGGCATATTCTTCGACAGATGAGATCGTGCATGCTGTTCAATCATCCTGCCAAGAGAAATGGAATGAAATCCAAGAACTTAACGCAAACCAACCTCAAAATGTTGAAGTAACTAAAGAGATACAGGAGCTAAATCAGATCATACAGCTGGTAGATATAGAGAGGCATATGTACATGAGATTGGCACATAATCCTGATATGTTGATTCGAACTTCAGGTGAAACTCGCCTTAGCAATTTCCTTCTTTGGCAGACTACAAACTGCCTACTGTATTCGCCAAAGGTATTGTTTCCTGAGATTGGTTTGCGACACTTGATATGGGCAGTCTTGCACTTCCAGCGACTGTACCCTCATTTGGAGAAGAGAAAGCAGTTGTAA